From a region of the Castanea sativa cultivar Marrone di Chiusa Pesio chromosome 10, ASM4071231v1 genome:
- the LOC142613240 gene encoding 5'-adenylylsulfate reductase-like 4 translates to MEMRKLGLGMRIVVVLAVWVRLTCAADEFSSSSSSSSSSSRALLFCAKESLADSILGFRDSNCPLYADVRSLGSVAVTEGDEVSLQRALNIVHMNSHEYVAVLFYASWCPFSRNFRPSFSILSSLYPSIPHFAIEESAVRPSILSKYGVHGFPTLFLLNSTMRVRYHGSRTFGSLVAFYSDVTGIKTVSLDQVSLDKVGRPSNNETHDSSEQESCPFSWARSPEKLFRQETYLALATTFVLLRLLYFIFPTLLFCAQYTWRKHIRNVRLGSLWEHPSAYLKRSIHLFNSLKEPCKRSNLQEGAMNARAWASKSLATVSIGDASTGRDLPGN, encoded by the exons ATGGAGATGAGGAAATTGGGTTTGGGAATGAGGATCGTGGTGGTTTTGGCGGTGTGGGTAAGGCTAACGTGCGCCGCCGATGAATTTTCTAGTTCCAGTTCTAGTTCAAGTTCTAGTTCTAGGGCTTTGTTATTTTGTGCTAAGGAGTCCCTTGCCGATTCGATCCTAGGGTTTCGGGATTCCAATTGTCCCTTGTACGCTGATGTTCGATCCCTTGGTTCCGTTGCTGTTACTGAG GGAGATGAGGTTTCGCTTCAAAGGGCACTAAATATAGTTCACATGAACAGTCATGAATATGTAGCTGTGCTGTTCTATGCATCATGGTGCCCTTTCTCCAGGAATTTTAGACCAAGCTTTTCTATCCTGTCTTCTTTGTATCCCTCCATCCCCCATTTTGCAATCGAAGAATCAGCCGTCAGGCCAAG CATACTTTCGAAGTATGGAGTTCATGGGTTTCCTACCCTTTTCCTTTTGAACTCCACAATGCGCGTTCGTTATCATGGCTCCCGGACATTCGGTTCTCTAGTTGCTTTCTATAGTGACGTGACTG GCATTAAGACTGTATCATTGGATCAAGTATCACTTGACAAAGTTGGGCGTCCATCAAACAATGAGACACATGATAGCAGTGAGCAGGAAAGCTGTCCATTCTCATGGGCAAGGTCTCCAGAGAAACTGTTTCGGCAGGAGACATATTTGGCTTTGGCAACCACATTTGTTCTTCTGAGATTgctatatttcatttttccaacTCTACTTTTCTGTGCTCAATATACTTGGAGAAAACACATACGAAATGTGAGATTAGGGAGTTTATGGGAGCATCCTTCAGCCTATCTGAAGCGTTCCATACATTTATTCAATTCTCTAAAAGAGCCTTGCAAGAGAAGCAATTTGCAGGAGGGAGCAATGAATGCCAGGGCTTGGGCTTCCAAGTCCCTTGCCACAGTTTCTATCGGTGATGCGAGCACCGGCCGGGATTTGCCTGGAAATTAA
- the LOC142613244 gene encoding uncharacterized protein LOC142613244: MASSREDFSQFDISIEEKDKLVAEVIRYVLFKTHQNSGCPIKRDELTQLVTKNYRQRALPAVVINEAKERLSSIFGYEMRELQRSRPSSTNPGRSSQQSVADSKSYILISQLPADVYRKYVEDVNTTHLTGFTFVILGVVHLAGGKIPEENLWHHLRRMGFSDGDEIHPVLGNVKQALEALVQQRYLQKDKVNGPEGSTLFYELAERALDAPVNDRIKEYISQIVKKDAATGDVD, encoded by the exons ATGGCCAGTTCTAGAGAAGATTTCTCTCAATTTGATATTTCAATAGAG GAAAAGGACAAACTTGTTGCAGAAGTAATCCGCTATGTCCTTttcaaaacccaccaaaattCTGGGTGCCCAATTAAGAGGGATGAGCTTACTCAACTCGTTACTAAAAACTATCGTCAGCGTGCTCTTCCTGCTGTTGTGATTAATGAGGCTAAAGAAAGGCTCTCAAGCATTTTTGGCTATGAAATGAGGGAGCTTCAAAGATCTCGTCCTTCATCAACAAACCCAGGGCGCTCTTCCCAGCAAA GTGTTGCAGATTCAAAATCCTATATCCTTATAAGTCAGTTACCCGCTGATGTGTATAGAAAATATGTTGAGGATGTAAATACAACACATCTGACTGGTTTCACTTTTGTCATACTTGGTGTTGTACATCTAGCAGGTGGCAAAATTCCAGAAG AGAATCTTTGGCATCATTTGAGACGGATGGGATTTTCTGATGGTGATGAAATCCATCCGGTTCTTGGAAACGTCAAACAGGCATTGGAGGCACTTGTCCAGCAAAG ATATTTGCAGAAGGACAAAGTTAATGGACCTGAAGGTAGTACTTTATTCTATGAACTTGCTGAGAGAGCTTTAGATGCACCAGTTAATGACAggattaaagaatatatatcACAG ATTGTGAAGAAAGATGCTGCCACTGGGGATGTTGACTAG